In Methanolobus chelungpuianus, a genomic segment contains:
- a CDS encoding SRPBCC domain-containing protein, protein MTKIDFSVDKEKLEVVMTHVFNAPRDVVWEVYTNPDMIPQWWGPGNMTTTVDKMEVKEGGVWRYIQKDEQGNVNGFHGVYKEVREPEFLSDTFNYEPVGPGHELTETLRLEEIGEGKTRAVSTSYFNSIEDMEGVMQPGMEEGAAETYDRFDKLLEKILK, encoded by the coding sequence ATGACTAAAATCGATTTTAGCGTTGACAAAGAGAAGCTTGAAGTCGTGATGACGCACGTCTTTAACGCGCCCCGTGACGTGGTATGGGAAGTCTACACAAATCCGGATATGATACCCCAATGGTGGGGACCAGGAAATATGACCACAACTGTCGATAAAATGGAAGTCAAGGAAGGCGGTGTCTGGAGGTACATACAGAAGGATGAGCAAGGCAATGTGAATGGGTTTCACGGAGTCTATAAGGAAGTAAGGGAACCTGAGTTCCTTTCTGATACATTCAACTATGAACCGGTTGGTCCCGGGCACGAGTTAACGGAAACGCTAAGACTTGAAGAAATAGGAGAAGGAAAGACAAGAGCGGTTTCCACTTCTTATTTCAATTCAATTGAAGATATGGAAGGAGTGATGCAGCCCGGGATGGAAGAGGGAGCAGCCGAAACATACGACCGTTTCGATAAATTGCTGGAAAAGATACTAAAATAA
- a CDS encoding response regulator gives MTRVLVVEDNPMNMELVTFILTAGGIEVMQAFDGPEALDKIRNNCFDLILLDIQLPGMDGIEVIRNINNIESMGAPIIALTAHAMQGDEQKFISAGCSGYISKPIDVPTFVGKVLSYVSAGGK, from the coding sequence ATGACCAGAGTACTTGTTGTAGAGGACAACCCCATGAACATGGAGCTTGTCACCTTTATTCTCACGGCCGGAGGTATCGAGGTCATGCAGGCCTTTGATGGACCGGAGGCACTTGACAAAATAAGGAACAATTGTTTTGACCTTATACTGCTCGATATCCAGCTACCGGGGATGGACGGCATCGAAGTGATCAGGAATATAAATAATATTGAATCCATGGGCGCTCCTATAATCGCACTGACAGCCCATGCTATGCAGGGAGACGAACAGAAGTTCATCAGTGCAGGCTGCTCAGGGTATATCTCAAAGCCGATCGATGTTCCTACCTTTGTAGGCAAGGTTCTGTCATACGTGTCAGCTGGAGGAAAATAA
- a CDS encoding methionine adenosyltransferase, whose protein sequence is MRNISVEEFRASCAAAQNLEIVERKGKGHPDSICDAVMDRISVNLSGEYLQRFGTILHHNTDKCLLVAGETAGIFGGGMVVNPMLLVIGDRATFEVEGEEIDVCGIAIDTATGWFDENLRFVKPEHVDYQVELKPGSSELTDIFRRGGELLGANDTSAAVGYAPLSFTERMVMDTEKYLNSAGFKEKYPESGEDIKVMGVRRGKNFDMTVAMPLIDTFVESEEHYFRMKDDLLDAMQVYMADYLEEKEVSVNTSLKLNNLDVPGRGLEGIYTSVTGTSAEDADCGQVGRGNRVNGIISLTRPASSEAAAGKNPVSHVGKIYNILSHRIADRIHTNVPDVEEAYVWLLSDIGVPIDQPKVAAAQLVMKKGAVESVREEVTEVIDTELENIRQFTMELARGMISLY, encoded by the coding sequence ATGAGGAACATTTCAGTAGAGGAATTCAGGGCGTCCTGCGCTGCTGCGCAGAACCTTGAAATAGTGGAAAGGAAAGGAAAAGGACATCCTGACAGTATATGCGATGCTGTGATGGACCGGATATCCGTGAATCTGTCCGGGGAGTATCTGCAGCGTTTTGGCACCATACTCCATCATAATACGGACAAGTGCCTGCTCGTTGCCGGGGAGACGGCAGGTATCTTTGGCGGTGGTATGGTGGTAAACCCCATGTTACTGGTTATCGGTGACCGCGCTACCTTCGAAGTGGAGGGAGAGGAGATAGACGTATGCGGTATAGCCATCGACACGGCCACCGGCTGGTTCGACGAGAACCTGCGTTTTGTCAAGCCAGAGCATGTTGACTACCAGGTGGAGCTCAAGCCCGGCTCCTCGGAACTGACAGACATCTTCAGGAGGGGAGGTGAACTCCTGGGGGCAAATGATACATCTGCAGCTGTGGGTTATGCGCCTCTGTCCTTTACGGAGAGGATGGTAATGGACACTGAGAAGTATCTAAACTCTGCCGGTTTCAAGGAGAAGTATCCTGAATCGGGTGAAGATATCAAGGTGATGGGTGTCAGGAGGGGCAAGAACTTCGATATGACTGTGGCAATGCCTCTTATAGACACTTTTGTTGAGTCCGAGGAACACTACTTCCGGATGAAGGATGACCTGCTGGACGCCATGCAGGTCTATATGGCCGACTACCTGGAGGAAAAGGAGGTTTCCGTTAACACTTCTCTCAAACTGAACAATCTTGATGTTCCCGGACGCGGCCTGGAAGGTATCTATACCAGTGTCACAGGTACCTCGGCCGAGGACGCGGACTGTGGTCAGGTGGGTCGCGGCAATCGTGTCAATGGCATCATATCTCTCACGCGGCCTGCAAGCAGTGAGGCAGCGGCCGGCAAGAATCCTGTAAGCCATGTGGGCAAGATATACAATATACTCTCTCACCGGATAGCCGACAGGATACACACTAACGTGCCGGATGTGGAAGAGGCCTATGTGTGGCTGTTGAGCGATATAGGCGTCCCCATAGACCAGCCAAAGGTCGCAGCAGCGCAGCTTGTAATGAAAAAGGGTGCTGTGGAATCTGTGAGGGAGGAGGTCACGGAGGTAATTGATACAGAACTGGAGAATATCCGGCAGTTCACCATGGAGCTCGCAAGGGGAATGATATCGCTCTATTAG
- a CDS encoding DUF11 domain-containing protein, whose protein sequence is MSLAVFLMLISAGGASGKILFNDTIAESDGYQINNYVIDVVEVFPDYDSVTLQVFEGKTKTPLHDKLISVGSSFKFTVEGETVEVKVISVHSGVVPRTKLLITVTDGSFINSKTSGVVSGGHTNAQFSGTPVLELTKTVEPANAGIGDILTVKVTVKNTGDDKATKVIFSDPAPAKFILQQTLIAPTGQISLEKGETRLIYTYTMKATEAGTFLFEPTTAIFSNSIDDDFPQASSTIPTIVIEDSSKKANLDVTLVLDKYTVDRRGDLQGTIRVKNTGDSSASAVTINLLVPSGLKYAGGDSNIEIISEVPTIYMESFGMQQEKEISFSLKALDEGTYTLSAENSYRFNDGVSPNLQSASSTSTTNAIYVKEGKYDYLLEQPVHVYLVPLLLIGVLAGWFFYKHRQYKF, encoded by the coding sequence ATGTCACTGGCTGTATTCTTAATGCTAATCTCAGCAGGCGGTGCCTCTGGGAAGATACTGTTCAATGACACTATAGCAGAGAGCGACGGATACCAGATAAACAACTACGTTATCGATGTAGTTGAGGTGTTTCCGGATTATGATAGTGTAACCCTTCAGGTATTTGAAGGCAAGACCAAGACCCCGTTACATGATAAACTGATATCTGTTGGCAGTTCCTTCAAGTTCACTGTTGAAGGAGAAACCGTAGAAGTGAAGGTGATCTCCGTCCATTCCGGTGTAGTCCCTCGCACCAAACTATTAATTACCGTTACGGATGGAAGTTTCATTAACAGCAAGACTTCCGGTGTTGTCAGTGGTGGCCACACCAATGCTCAGTTCTCGGGTACTCCCGTACTTGAACTGACTAAGACTGTCGAGCCGGCGAATGCCGGCATAGGTGATATTTTGACCGTGAAAGTCACAGTTAAGAATACTGGGGATGACAAAGCTACCAAAGTGATATTTTCCGATCCCGCCCCGGCTAAATTCATACTCCAGCAGACCCTTATAGCTCCAACCGGGCAGATATCCTTGGAGAAAGGCGAAACACGCCTTATATACACCTATACGATGAAAGCAACAGAAGCCGGAACTTTCCTTTTCGAACCCACTACAGCTATCTTCTCTAACAGTATTGATGATGACTTCCCTCAGGCCTCTTCCACTATCCCGACCATAGTAATAGAAGATAGCAGTAAAAAAGCCAATCTCGATGTTACGCTTGTGCTGGATAAATATACAGTGGACAGGAGAGGTGATCTTCAGGGAACCATCCGGGTAAAGAACACAGGAGATTCTTCAGCAAGCGCTGTCACGATAAACTTATTAGTCCCTTCAGGGCTGAAGTATGCCGGTGGGGATTCTAATATTGAGATTATCTCGGAAGTACCCACCATTTACATGGAATCATTCGGCATGCAGCAGGAAAAAGAGATATCTTTCAGCCTTAAGGCGCTGGATGAAGGTACTTACACACTGTCTGCCGAGAACTCATATCGCTTCAATGACGGAGTAAGTCCTAATCTTCAAAGTGCCAGCTCGACTTCCACAACCAATGCGATATATGTCAAGGAAGGTAAATACGATTACCTGCTCGAGCAGCCTGTCCACGTTTATCTGGTCCCCTTACTCTTGATCGGTGTCCTTGCAGGCTGGTTCTTCTACAAGCACAGGCAGTACAAGTTCTAA
- a CDS encoding aspartate dehydrogenase, with product MLRIGVVGCGTIGRGICRAIDEGVVKAELIAVYDRNACDAEKLRGQFSRFSPEFMEIAKMVKHIDLLVECASQEAVHDVVPLALTSHCDVLILSVGALADEGLRNRIEELASENSCKVYLPSGAIAGLDGLKSASIGEIHSVTITTRKPPQGLAGSPFVVMNNIDLDSISDATVLFEGPAKDAVKAFPANVNVAATLSVAGIGFERTLVRVIADPSVTRNIHEITVKGAFGEFSSKVENVPSPANPKTSYLAQLSAIATLKKISSPLQVGT from the coding sequence ATGCTCAGGATAGGAGTCGTAGGCTGCGGGACCATAGGCAGAGGGATATGCAGGGCTATAGATGAAGGAGTCGTGAAAGCCGAACTGATAGCGGTCTACGACAGGAATGCCTGCGATGCCGAGAAGCTCAGAGGACAGTTCAGCAGATTCAGTCCTGAGTTCATGGAAATTGCTAAAATGGTCAAGCACATCGATCTTCTTGTGGAATGTGCCTCACAGGAAGCGGTCCATGATGTTGTGCCTCTTGCACTGACTTCTCACTGTGACGTACTGATACTGAGTGTCGGGGCGCTTGCAGACGAAGGGCTGCGCAACAGGATAGAGGAGCTTGCATCAGAGAACAGCTGCAAGGTGTACCTTCCTTCCGGTGCCATTGCAGGCCTCGACGGCCTCAAGTCCGCATCAATCGGGGAAATCCACTCGGTCACCATCACAACCCGGAAGCCACCGCAAGGACTTGCAGGCTCACCTTTTGTTGTTATGAACAACATCGACCTGGATAGCATAAGCGATGCTACCGTGCTTTTCGAGGGACCGGCAAAGGATGCTGTGAAAGCATTCCCTGCAAATGTCAATGTAGCGGCCACCTTAAGCGTTGCAGGAATAGGGTTTGAAAGAACCCTGGTGAGAGTGATCGCCGACCCTTCTGTCACGCGCAACATACACGAGATCACAGTCAAGGGTGCTTTCGGGGAATTCAGCTCAAAGGTTGAGAATGTCCCCTCCCCGGCTAACCCGAAGACAAGCTACCTCGCACAGCTGTCCGCAATCGCGACCTTGAAAAAGATATCAAGCCCCCTGCAGGTAGGAACCTGA
- a CDS encoding RNA ligase partner protein has translation MLRQRFVLDTTALTDLQAREKLDVAGMCDGMRKVLELIASARLQLGISCYVPFPSVYNELREFAQNNGCDADVIAKIDTWLVKKAPDRYNVQIPSKVFHEYVSHMRERINKGMVIAEETIWESSTDCLLIQTKADNKKDIEAEIERGVIGVHIGKFRNKYRSALRYGILDSAPDIDVLILARELEAAVVASDFGIQKWAEELGVRFVPASTFPMILQEYLEHAPLATLPLDRESDI, from the coding sequence ATGTTAAGGCAGCGTTTTGTTCTGGATACTACTGCGCTTACCGACCTGCAGGCCCGCGAGAAGCTGGATGTCGCAGGCATGTGTGACGGAATGAGAAAAGTGCTGGAACTGATAGCTTCTGCACGCCTGCAGCTTGGCATCAGTTGCTATGTACCTTTCCCTTCAGTGTATAACGAGCTGCGTGAGTTCGCACAGAACAACGGCTGCGATGCCGATGTGATAGCAAAGATAGACACGTGGCTTGTGAAAAAGGCTCCTGACAGGTATAATGTGCAGATCCCGTCCAAGGTGTTCCATGAGTATGTCTCTCACATGAGGGAACGCATAAACAAGGGAATGGTGATTGCTGAGGAGACGATATGGGAATCGTCCACGGACTGCCTGCTCATCCAGACCAAAGCAGATAACAAGAAGGATATTGAGGCCGAGATAGAGCGTGGCGTCATCGGTGTCCATATCGGCAAGTTCAGGAATAAGTACCGCAGCGCCCTGCGTTACGGCATTCTTGACAGTGCTCCTGATATTGACGTGCTTATCCTTGCCAGGGAGCTCGAGGCAGCGGTTGTCGCGAGTGACTTCGGTATACAGAAATGGGCCGAGGAACTTGGGGTAAGGTTCGTTCCTGCAAGTACATTTCCCATGATATTGCAGGAGTACCTGGAACATGCACCCTTAGCCACTCTTCCCCTGGACAGGGAATCAGATATCTGA
- a CDS encoding ATP-binding protein codes for MTFICLFVLLAVITGSIMHDSFSQLEEREVTKNVLRATEAVDSQTKRLTATAKDWGQWSDTFYFMHGDDAYIENNLDVGSLSNLEIDMMMFFDASGELYYIAGVDHHAYEERQITDIFRDYISKEEMLYSEPSLGKYVSGIISTPEGPMIVGTSAITPSTTDPTVAGTIVIARFLDPEFVEEMGGITQLSISVSDLEPEAPAAFQGSTRAQGSDPIRIDYMDESTVIGTAILKDINGVPSLALDVEMPRDVYRQGQSAVHYVLYAIIVIGAIYGIVLMLMIEKSVLSRLTLLSSNLSAITESGSLSSRVRMDGDDELYMLADNINYMLQSLEQNKEKIQAVERENQQKMEAVLTNIISGAIILDSHTHVIVDVNPAAEEIIGLPKEKIVGRECHDFICPAEKGKCPISDLGMSVNRSERMIINAQGQKVWVLKSVVPVTLQGKDYFIESFVDLTKMKDAEEKLIQARITAEAANRAKSDFLTTMSHELRTPLNSIIGFSELITSGGTGEISDTQKRFIMNIAASGKHLLSIINNVLDISKIEANKMELDNQLFSVAEVFIEVRQLISPMAVKKQLRVEFFKDDRLETIYADKTRFKQILFNLISNAIKFTPKDGSVSVHASQKGDMAVFVVRDTGIGISDEDISKLFQPFTQLDSAINRQYEGTGLGLSLVKKFVEIQNGRIWVESKPGEGTTFTFELPLIKSMNEEAIPEETHEVDGLEGRPAHGTGNSAAIIGAEPLILVVEDDDNSRELIEATLEREGYRVASACCGKEALLLAGKLKPFAITLDLMMPGMDGWDVLKHLKDEEQTKDIPVIITSMLDEKEMGKVWGTVDYFIKPVPKEALIATLERIRKDVSDTRTGKTVKATAEQRT; via the coding sequence GTGACCTTCATCTGTCTGTTCGTCCTGCTTGCAGTGATCACCGGGTCGATAATGCATGACAGCTTTTCACAGCTTGAGGAAAGAGAGGTCACAAAGAATGTTCTCAGGGCTACTGAAGCTGTTGACTCCCAGACAAAGCGCCTTACAGCCACAGCAAAGGACTGGGGCCAGTGGAGTGACACGTTCTATTTTATGCATGGGGACGATGCTTATATTGAAAATAACCTTGACGTAGGATCCCTGTCTAATCTGGAGATAGACATGATGATGTTCTTTGATGCCTCAGGCGAACTGTACTACATTGCAGGAGTGGATCATCATGCCTATGAAGAAAGGCAAATAACAGATATTTTCAGGGATTATATAAGCAAAGAAGAAATGCTATATTCAGAACCCTCCCTCGGAAAATATGTCTCAGGCATCATAAGCACTCCTGAAGGTCCCATGATAGTCGGGACAAGTGCTATAACTCCAAGTACGACGGACCCGACGGTTGCAGGTACTATCGTCATTGCAAGGTTCCTTGATCCTGAATTTGTTGAAGAAATGGGGGGCATTACCCAGCTGTCCATCAGTGTCAGCGATCTGGAGCCTGAGGCCCCAGCTGCATTTCAAGGCTCAACCCGGGCCCAGGGCAGTGACCCCATAAGAATCGATTATATGGATGAAAGCACTGTCATCGGCACTGCAATATTGAAAGACATCAACGGTGTTCCTTCACTGGCCCTGGATGTGGAAATGCCAAGGGATGTGTACCGGCAGGGACAGTCTGCCGTACATTACGTGTTGTATGCTATAATCGTTATAGGAGCTATCTATGGGATAGTTCTCATGTTAATGATAGAAAAATCCGTGCTGTCACGCCTGACGCTCCTGAGCAGTAACCTTAGCGCTATTACCGAGAGCGGATCGCTCTCTTCCCGTGTGAGGATGGACGGGGACGACGAACTGTACATGCTTGCAGACAATATCAATTACATGCTGCAATCGCTGGAGCAGAATAAGGAGAAGATACAGGCTGTAGAGCGTGAGAACCAGCAGAAGATGGAAGCAGTACTTACAAACATAATCAGCGGAGCTATAATTCTGGATTCTCACACACATGTGATAGTCGATGTGAACCCTGCTGCCGAAGAGATCATCGGCCTGCCGAAGGAAAAGATAGTGGGCAGGGAGTGTCATGATTTCATATGCCCCGCCGAGAAAGGTAAATGCCCGATAAGCGACCTTGGAATGAGCGTGAACAGGTCCGAACGCATGATCATCAATGCCCAGGGTCAGAAAGTCTGGGTTCTCAAATCAGTAGTGCCCGTGACCCTCCAGGGTAAGGACTATTTCATAGAGAGCTTTGTCGACCTTACAAAAATGAAGGACGCAGAGGAGAAACTCATCCAGGCCAGGATCACAGCAGAAGCTGCAAACCGTGCCAAGAGTGATTTCCTTACAACCATGAGCCACGAACTGAGAACACCGCTCAACTCCATTATCGGCTTCTCTGAGCTGATAACAAGCGGAGGCACCGGAGAAATATCCGACACCCAGAAGCGGTTCATCATGAATATAGCAGCAAGCGGCAAACATTTGCTGTCGATCATAAATAATGTGCTGGATATCTCCAAGATAGAAGCAAACAAGATGGAACTTGATAACCAGCTGTTCTCTGTCGCAGAAGTATTCATTGAAGTAAGGCAGCTCATCTCGCCCATGGCTGTGAAAAAGCAGCTCAGGGTTGAGTTTTTCAAAGATGACAGGCTCGAGACGATCTATGCCGATAAGACCAGGTTCAAGCAGATACTCTTCAACCTGATCAGCAATGCTATAAAGTTCACACCCAAGGACGGGAGCGTGAGTGTGCATGCAAGCCAGAAGGGAGACATGGCTGTCTTTGTGGTCAGGGATACGGGAATAGGGATATCCGATGAAGACATCAGCAAGCTTTTCCAGCCATTCACACAACTGGATTCTGCTATCAACAGGCAGTACGAGGGAACCGGGCTTGGGCTTTCCCTCGTAAAGAAGTTCGTGGAGATCCAGAACGGGCGCATATGGGTTGAGAGTAAACCAGGAGAGGGTACAACCTTTACATTCGAACTGCCCCTGATCAAAAGCATGAATGAGGAAGCGATCCCGGAAGAGACACACGAGGTTGATGGCTTGGAGGGTCGGCCTGCTCACGGCACAGGCAATTCAGCAGCTATAATTGGTGCCGAACCACTGATCCTCGTGGTGGAGGACGATGATAATTCAAGAGAGCTCATCGAAGCCACCCTGGAAAGGGAAGGCTACCGGGTAGCATCCGCTTGCTGCGGAAAAGAAGCACTACTGCTTGCCGGCAAACTGAAACCGTTTGCCATCACCCTCGACCTCATGATGCCTGGCATGGATGGATGGGATGTCCTGAAGCATCTGAAAGATGAGGAACAGACAAAGGACATACCTGTGATCATCACTTCCATGCTTGACGAGAAGGAAATGGGTAAAGTGTGGGGGACAGTGGATTATTTCATCAAGCCTGTGCCAAAAGAGGCCCTCATTGCCACACTTGAAAGGATCAGAAAGGATGTTTCAGACACGCGCACCGGGAAGACTGTGAAGGCAACAGCTGAACAGCGCACATAG
- a CDS encoding geranylgeranylglycerol-phosphate geranylgeranyltransferase: MKAYLELMRYGNCIMAAIAATIGVFIAYNILAANAPDTVLFPFCGSALVFLTVFLVTGAGNAINDYYDVEIDRINKPNRPIPSGRISIPAALYFSLALFGLGTASAFLINVPCGLIALFNSLLLIYYASTLKRTALLGNLTVGYLTGSTFLFGGAVFFERGGLESVFVLFLLATLATVAREIVKDIEDMDGDMKDGARTLPIVIGARSSAYLAASIGLVAVLASPLPYLQSLMSVRYLFLVAVADLLFAAAVYRILGKGDPAGSSRMFKMAMAFALVSFLAGA, encoded by the coding sequence ATGAAAGCATACCTGGAACTGATGCGCTATGGCAATTGCATCATGGCTGCAATAGCAGCCACCATTGGAGTGTTCATTGCATACAATATACTGGCAGCTAATGCCCCGGATACCGTGCTCTTCCCCTTCTGCGGGTCTGCGCTGGTCTTCCTCACCGTTTTCCTGGTGACAGGAGCCGGGAATGCTATTAATGACTATTATGATGTTGAGATAGACCGGATCAACAAGCCGAACAGGCCAATTCCCTCCGGAAGGATCAGCATCCCTGCAGCCTTATATTTCTCGCTTGCACTGTTTGGCTTGGGGACAGCATCCGCTTTTCTTATCAACGTCCCCTGCGGACTCATAGCACTCTTCAACTCCCTGCTATTGATATACTACGCAAGCACGCTCAAACGCACGGCACTCCTCGGGAACCTTACAGTGGGTTATCTCACCGGATCGACATTCCTGTTCGGAGGCGCAGTCTTCTTTGAGAGAGGAGGGCTTGAAAGCGTGTTCGTGCTTTTCCTGCTCGCAACTCTTGCAACGGTTGCCAGGGAGATAGTCAAGGATATCGAGGACATGGACGGAGATATGAAAGACGGCGCACGCACCCTGCCCATAGTCATCGGGGCCAGGAGTTCGGCATATCTTGCAGCTTCCATAGGCCTTGTGGCTGTACTGGCCAGTCCGCTGCCCTACCTGCAGTCCCTCATGAGTGTGAGGTACCTCTTCCTGGTAGCTGTGGCCGATCTGCTGTTTGCGGCCGCTGTCTACAGGATACTGGGAAAAGGAGATCCTGCCGGGTCATCCCGCATGTTCAAGATGGCAATGGCCTTTGCACTGGTATCCTTCCTTGCCGGGGCCTGA
- the nadA gene encoding quinolinate synthase NadA, which produces MQDMKKTIERINELKGLHNAVILAHNYERGEIQDIADFTGDSLGLSQQAMQQEADVIVFCGVHFMAESAAILSPHKTVLLPELYAGCPMASMVTASALRKEKKKHPHAAVVCYVNSTAEVKAESDICCTSANAVEVVNSLEEEEVLFVPDRNLADYVACNTSKRIIPWSGYCPTHNQILVSDIIGAKEEHPGAEVLSHPECRREVLELSDRVFSTTGMLDHVSRSPAEEFIIATEKGILHKLEQDNPGKRFYFASEFAVCPEMKAIDIEALMFSLERRQHVISVPEDIRVKARRALDRMLAVKRNR; this is translated from the coding sequence ATGCAGGACATGAAAAAGACAATTGAAAGGATCAATGAACTGAAAGGTCTGCATAATGCGGTCATACTCGCTCACAACTACGAGAGAGGCGAGATTCAGGACATAGCTGATTTTACAGGAGACTCCCTCGGACTCAGCCAGCAGGCCATGCAGCAGGAAGCAGATGTGATAGTCTTCTGCGGCGTCCATTTCATGGCAGAGAGTGCAGCTATCCTGAGCCCTCATAAGACCGTGCTGCTTCCGGAGCTGTATGCGGGATGCCCCATGGCCTCCATGGTCACGGCCTCAGCCCTGCGCAAAGAGAAGAAGAAACACCCCCATGCTGCGGTCGTATGTTATGTGAACTCGACTGCGGAGGTCAAGGCAGAAAGTGACATATGCTGCACCTCGGCAAATGCTGTCGAGGTTGTCAACTCCCTTGAAGAGGAAGAAGTACTCTTCGTACCCGACAGGAACCTTGCAGATTACGTAGCCTGCAACACCAGCAAGAGAATAATTCCGTGGAGCGGCTACTGCCCCACACACAACCAGATACTTGTGAGCGACATCATCGGGGCAAAAGAGGAACACCCGGGTGCAGAGGTGCTTTCCCACCCGGAGTGCCGCAGAGAGGTCCTTGAACTCTCCGACAGGGTATTCAGCACCACCGGCATGCTTGATCATGTCAGCAGGTCGCCTGCCGAAGAGTTCATCATTGCAACTGAAAAAGGCATCCTGCATAAGCTGGAGCAGGATAATCCCGGCAAGAGGTTCTATTTTGCATCAGAATTTGCCGTTTGCCCCGAGATGAAAGCAATAGACATCGAAGCTCTTATGTTCAGTCTTGAGAGGAGGCAGCATGTCATATCGGTCCCTGAGGATATAAGGGTCAAGGCGAGGCGCGCACTTGACCGCATGCTTGCTGTCAAAAGGAACAGATAG
- a CDS encoding SRPBCC family protein, which produces MDESKAKDGMRTKDIGEGLVITRTFDVPRARVWKAWTEPEEVKQWWGPKGFTSPFDRIDLRVGGSYLFGMRSPEGDDYWSTGVYREIEPPERIVATDSFADENGKVVPASYYGMSEQWPLEMQATFMFEEQGGKTKLTLSYLDIDNISDTDRENMKQGWNESLDKLSQHLEKTKC; this is translated from the coding sequence ATGGATGAAAGTAAAGCAAAGGACGGCATGAGAACAAAAGACATTGGTGAAGGGCTTGTCATCACCCGCACCTTCGATGTACCTCGGGCTCGTGTATGGAAAGCGTGGACAGAGCCTGAAGAAGTAAAGCAGTGGTGGGGACCAAAAGGTTTCACATCACCTTTTGACAGGATAGACCTTCGTGTTGGAGGCTCCTATCTCTTCGGCATGCGATCACCTGAAGGAGATGACTACTGGAGCACCGGTGTTTACCGTGAGATAGAGCCACCGGAGAGGATCGTAGCTACCGATTCCTTTGCTGACGAGAACGGGAAAGTGGTCCCGGCTTCTTACTACGGTATGAGTGAGCAGTGGCCTCTTGAAATGCAGGCGACGTTCATGTTCGAAGAGCAGGGTGGCAAGACTAAGCTTACCCTCAGTTACCTGGATATTGATAATATAAGTGACACTGACCGGGAAAATATGAAGCAAGGGTGGAACGAATCCCTTGACAAACTATCTCAGCATCTGGAAAAAACCAAGTGTTAA
- the nadC gene encoding carboxylating nicotinate-nucleotide diphosphorylase, which yields MLITEIERFLEEDLGYNDISCTLVPDREIEAVIFTKEDCVLAGLDVARSFFDYLGIHAVTTLSDGDRLAKGTTIFTLSGSSVSILRAERLVLNFLGHLCGIATLTRRCVDIVAPVPGVRIACTRKTTPGLRKYEKLAVIAGGGDPHRFNLSDTVMIKDNHVNMMGVEAALRSARQKASFTQKIEIEVESAEDALRAAALGADIIMLDNMTPSQVAQTTASLREARIAEHIVIEVSGGIGPDDLDAYAKTGVDVISMGSLIHQARWIDVSLEFSD from the coding sequence ATGCTCATAACTGAGATCGAACGTTTTCTGGAAGAAGACCTTGGATATAATGACATATCCTGTACACTTGTTCCTGACAGGGAGATAGAAGCTGTCATTTTCACAAAAGAGGACTGTGTCCTGGCCGGGCTGGATGTTGCAAGGTCCTTCTTTGACTATCTCGGAATACATGCCGTTACTACCCTCTCAGATGGTGACAGGCTTGCAAAGGGAACTACCATATTCACTCTCTCCGGCAGCTCGGTATCCATACTCAGGGCAGAGCGTCTGGTTCTCAATTTCCTTGGCCACCTGTGCGGCATTGCAACACTGACGCGCAGGTGTGTGGACATAGTTGCGCCCGTGCCAGGCGTCAGGATCGCCTGTACGAGAAAAACAACTCCAGGCCTGCGCAAGTATGAGAAACTGGCAGTCATTGCAGGAGGTGGCGACCCGCACAGGTTCAACCTCTCGGATACTGTCATGATCAAGGACAACCATGTCAATATGATGGGTGTTGAAGCTGCCCTGAGATCTGCAAGGCAGAAGGCAAGCTTTACCCAGAAGATTGAGATCGAGGTCGAGTCGGCAGAGGATGCGTTAAGAGCTGCGGCGCTGGGAGCTGACATTATAATGCTGGATAACATGACCCCCTCTCAGGTCGCTCAAACAACGGCCAGTCTCAGGGAGGCTAGAATTGCCGAGCACATAGTGATTGAAGTATCCGGAGGCATCGGCCCCGATGATCTTGATGCCTATGCCAAAACAGGTGTTGATGTGATCTCCATGGGTTCTCTTATACATCAGGCTCGCTGGATAGATGTCAGCCTTGAGTTTTCTGATTAA